A window of the Brassica napus cultivar Da-Ae chromosome C5, Da-Ae, whole genome shotgun sequence genome harbors these coding sequences:
- the LOC106399506 gene encoding WUSCHEL-related homeobox 4, translating to MKVHEFSNGFSSWEQQQESPSSLSCKRFRPLAPKLSGSPSSPPSSSSGVTSATFDLKSFIKPDQAAPTKSHYSLEHKRDFSQVEMHPGGTRWNPTQEQIRILEVLYKGGMRTPNAEQIEHVTSQLGKYGKIEGKNVFYWFQNHKARERQKQKRNNLSLSCQGSLSTTSVSNASVTMKTRTSSSTDFKREPMVMKELLEENEYKRTCRSWGFENLKIESRRNINSSINATIATTFNIDNVTLELFPLHPEGR from the exons atgAAGGTTCATGAGTTTTCCAATGGGTTTTCGTCTTGGGAGCAGCAACAAGAGTCGCCATCATCCCTTAGCTGCAAACGCTTCCGTCCTCTGGCCCCTAAGCTCTCCGGCAGCCCTTCCTcccctccttcttcttcctcgggtGTTACTTCCGCTACTTTCGATCTCAAGAGCTTCATTAAACCCGATCAAGCCGCTCCAACAAAATCTCACTACTCTCTTGAACACAAACGAGACTTTTCTCAA GTGGAGATGCACCCGGGAGGGACAAGGTGGAACCCAACTCAAGAACAGATAAGAATACTTGAGGTCTTGTACAAAGGTGGAATGCGGACTCCTAACGCGGAACAGATCGAGCACGTAACTTCTCAACTCGGTAAATACGGAAAAATCGAAGGGAAGAATGTGTTCTACTGGTTTCAGAACCACAAAGCGCGGGAGAGACAGAAGCAGAAGAGGAACAACCTTAGCTTAAGTTGCCAAGGCAGCCTCAGTACTACTAGTGTCTCTAATGCAAGTGTAACAATGAAGACAAGAACATCGTCTTCAACTGACTTCAAG AGAGAACCAATGGTGATGAAGGAGTTACTTGAAGAGAACGAGTACAAGAGGACATGTAGGAGCTGGGGATTTGAGAACTTGAAGATAGAGAGCAGAAGAAACATAAATAGTAGTATAAATGCAACAATAGCAACTACTTTTAATATTGACAATGTAACTCTTGAGCTTTTTCCTTTGCACCCTGAAGGAAGGTGA